One genomic region from Pararge aegeria chromosome 14, ilParAegt1.1, whole genome shotgun sequence encodes:
- the LOC120629426 gene encoding uncharacterized protein LOC120629426: MIIFLIWSAVIIALLTLYFRKNFSRFSDHGVRNPEVVPLFGNMSRVFWGVETFTRDLEIYYNNYPEERFVGKYEFMKPVIIVRDLDLAKNITVKDFEHFLDHRNFTDEKVDQLFSRNLISLRGQEWKDMRSTLSPAFTSSKIKLMVPFMEEVGEQMMRALQKKISESTTTSVDIDCKDLTSRYANDVIASCAFGLKVDSYSDENNKFYEMGKEATGVHLRQILMFLIMSTCPSVARIFKLTLFSNETKDFFVDLVLNTMKDRQIRHIVRPDMIHLLMEAKKRRLSHGEKIDSENSNRDAGFATVEESTVGKKNINRVWSDMDLIAQATLFFNAGFETVSTSMSFALHELALHPDVQERLYKEIKENDIKNDGKLDYATIQNMTYLDMVVSEVLRLWPPGVALDRICVKDYNMGKPNDKSTQDYIIRKGEAIWVPTWCFHRDPKCFPNPDKFDPERFSDENKHFINSTAYMPFGLGPRNCIGSRFALCEVKILLYQILLQIELSPSVKTQLPSRLSVESFSPRLEGGHWLTFKSRNMIFWIWSAVIIALLIVYFRKSYSRFSEYGVKNPKVIPFFGNMIKVFCRIDTFNKDLERYYYNFPKERFVGKYEFLRPVLIIKDLDLIKKLTIKDFEYFLDHRSFTDEKVEPLFSRNLLSLKGQEWKDMRSTLSPAFTSSKIKLMLPFMEEVGQQMICVLKNKIKESATSSIDIDCKDLTTRYGNDVVASCAFGLKVDSHTDKNNRFYEMGKKAAGFQFRMVFMFFIMSACPAIAQKLKLTLFSNETKDFFIDLVLNTMKDREKRNIVRPDMIHLLMQAKKGQLSYDDKNSSDNGGKDAGFATVEESTVGKKSTDRVWSDIDLVAQATLFFIAGFDTISIAMCFALHELALHPDIQERLYKEIRETDIKNSGKLDYAIIQNMTYLDMVVSEVLRMWPPGAALDRICVKDYNMGKPNDESTQDYIIRKGEAIWVPVWCFHRDPKYFPNPEKFDPERFSDENKHLINAMAYMPFGLGPRNCIGSRFALCEVKVLLYQILLHFEVSPSAKTQLPSRLSTESFNLRLVGGHWLTFKSRATSL; encoded by the exons ATGATTATCTTCCTAATATGGTCTGCTGTTATTATAGCGTTACTAACGCTATATTTTCGAAAGAATTTTTCAAGATTCAGCGATCACGGGGTCAGAAATCCTGAAGTTGTTCCTCTTTTTGGAAACATGTCAAGGGTGTTTTGGGGCGTTGAAACCTTTACTCGGGATCTAGAAATTTACTATAACAACTATCCCGAAGAGAG GTTTGtgggcaaatatgaatttatgaaGCCAGTCATAATTGTTAGAGATTTGGATTTGGCAAAAAATATAACGGTTAAAGATTTCGAGCACTTCCTAGATCACAGAAATTTTACCGATGAAAAAGTTGATCAGCTATTTTCAAGAAATCTGATTTCTCTAagag gTCAAGAATGGAAAGACATGAGATCAACTCTGAGCCCAGCATTCACCAGCTCAAAGATAAAGCTGATGGTTCCGTTTATGGAAGAAGTTGGAGAGCAAATGATGCGCGCACTGCAAAAGAAAATCAGCGAGTCTACGA CCACATCTGTTGACATCGATTGCAAAGATCTGACATCACGCTATGCCAATGATGTGATCGCATCTTGCGCGTTCGGGTTGAAAGTCGACTCCTATTctgatgaaaataataaattctacgAAATGGGAAAAGAAGCTACAGGCGTCCATCTTAGGCAGATCCTTATGTTCCTTATTATGTCTACTTGTCCTTCTGTTGCCAGA ATATTTAAGCTTACTCTATTCTCCAACGAAACAAAGGATTTCTTTGTCGACTTGGTATTGAATACCATGAAAGATAGACAAATTCGGCATATTGTTAGACCAGACATGATTCATCTCCTTATGGAAGCTAAAAAAC GCCGACTTTCGCATGGTGAAAAAATTGACTCTGAAAATAGTAACAGGGATGCCGGCTTTGCAACCGTAGAGGAATCAACTGTGGGTAAGAAGAATATAAATAGAG TTTGGTCTGACATGGACCTCATAGCACAAGCAACACTCTTCTTCAACGCTGGCTTTGAGACGGTATCAACGAGTATGTCCTTTGCGCTACACGAACTGGCCCTTCATCCAGATGTCCAGGAGCGTCTTTACAAGGAAATAAAGGAAAATGATATCAAGAACGATGGCAAGCTTGACTACGCGACAATACAGAACATGACATACTTGGACATGGTTGTCTCTG AAGTACTGAGACTATGGCCTCCAGGTGTAGCTTTAGATAGAATATGCGTTAAGGACTACAACATGGGTAAGCCTAATGACAAGTCCACCCAAGATTACATA atacGTAAAGGAGAAGCGATCTGGGTTCCGACGTGGTGCTTCCACCGTGATCCTAAATGTTTCCCGAATCCTGATAAGTTTGACCCTGAACGTTTCTCAGACGAAAATAAGCACTTTATTAATTCCACGGCGTATATGCCTTTTGGACTGGGCCCCAGGAATTGCATTG GTTCTAGATTCGCCCTGTGTGAAGTGAAAATACTTTTGTATCAGATTCTTTTGCAAATTGAGCTGTCGCCATCTGTGAAGACTCAGCTTCCTTCAAGGCTGTCTGTAGAATCCTTTAGCCCTCGACTTGAAGGCGGTCACTGGTTGACGTTCAAATCAAGA aatATGATTTTCTGGATATGGTCTGCCGTGATCATAGCATTGctaatagtttattttcgcaAGAGTTACTCAAGATTCAGTGAATATGGAGTTAAAAATCCTAAAGTTATTCCATTTTTCGGAAATATGATAAAGGTCTTTTGTCGCATTGACACCTTTAATAAAGATTTagaaagatattattataacttccCCAAAGAAAG GTTTGTGGGCAAATATGAATTTCTCAGACCAGTCCTGATTATAAAAGATTTGGACTTGATAAAAAAACTAACGATTAAGGATTTCGAATACTTTTTAGATCACAGAAGCTTTACGGATGAAAAAGTTGAACCATTATTTTCAAGAAACCTCCTTTCTTTAAAAG GTCAGGAATGGAAAGACATGAGATCAACTTTAAGTCCAGCTTTTACCAGCTCAAAGATAAAACTGATGCTTCCCTTTATGGAAGAAGTTGGACAACAAATGATTTGCGTActtaaaaacaagataaaagaaTCTGCGA ctAGTTCTATAGATATCGATTGCAAAGATTTGACGACACGCTATGGCAACGATGTAGTCGCTTCTTGCGCCTTCGGGCTGAAGGTGGACTCTCatactgataaaaataatagattctACGAAATGGGAAAAAAAGCTGCGGGCTTTCAATTTAGGATGGTTTTTATGTTCTTCATTATGTCTGCTTGCCCTGCCATCGCACAG aaattaaAGTTAACTCTTTTTTCAAATGAAACTAAGGATTTCTTTATCGACTTGGTTTTAAACACGATGAAAGATAGAGAAAAACGAAATATTGTTCGACCAGACATGATCCATCTCCTAATGCAGGCAAAAAaag gtcAACTTTCTTACGACGACAAAAATAGCTCTGATAACGGCGGCAAAGACGCTGGTTTTGCAACCGTTGAGGAATCAACAGTAGGAAAGAAGAGTACAGATAGAG TTTGGTCTGACATCGATCTAGTCGCACAAGCGACACTTTTCTTCATCGCCGGCTTTGACACTATATCAATAGCGATGTGTTTTGCACTACACGAACTGGCACTTCACCCTGACATCCAAGAGCGACTTTACAAGGAAATTAGGGAGACTGATATCAAAAATAGTGGCAAGCTTGACTACGCGATTATACAGAATATGACGTATTTGGACATGGTTGTCTCTG aAGTACTTAGAATGTGGCCACCAGGTGCAGCTTTAGATAGGATCTGCGTCAAAGACTACAACATGGGGAAGCCTAATGACGAATCAACCCAAGATTATATT ATACGTAAAGGAGAAGCAATTTGGGTGCCAGTGTGGTGCTTTCACCGTGATCCTAAATACTTCCCGAACCCTGAGAAGTTCGACCCTGAACGTTTTTCTGACGAAAATAAACACCTTATAAATGCCATGGCATACATGCCTTTTGGACTGGGCCCTCGAAATTGTATTG GTTCAAGATTCGCCTTGTGTGAAGTGAAGGTCCTTTTGTACCAGATCTTATTGCATTTTGAGGTGTCACCGTCAGCAAAAACACAGCTCCCGTCGAGACTATCAACAGAATCTTTTAATCTTCGACTCGTAGGGGGTCATTGGTTAACGTTTAAATCAAGAGCTACCAGTTTATAA